A section of the candidate division WOR-3 bacterium genome encodes:
- a CDS encoding RtcB family protein — translation MSEVWKGPLNQIDDVTFEIPKNYKPGMRVPGIIFATKKLMESIVQDKAPEQVANVAHLPGILKASLAMPDIHWGYGFPIGGVAAMDENEGVISPGGVGYDINCGVRVLRTNLKKEEVEPYLDKLLDTLFINVPSGVGAKGKLRVSERDLEDVMVMGAKWAVKKGFGTEEDLKRTESYGAMPGADPSPVSKKARERGMPQLGTLGSGNHFLELQVVEKIFDEESAKKMGLFLGQVCLMIHCGSRGFGHQIADDFIKIMLNAMRKYNIDLPDKQLACAPINSKEAKDYIKAMTAAANFAWCNRQMIAHWVRESFEKVFGKSSEELGIYMVYDVAHNIAKREKHVINGKERWVWVHRKGATRAFPPHHPEIPEIYKEIGQPVLIPGSMGTGSYILVGTKTAMEKSFGSTCHGAGRVLSRAAAVRASKGRNIEAELLKIGVKIRAASRDTMEEEIPDAYKDLDIVVDVVDRAGISKKVARLKPFGVVKG, via the coding sequence ATGTCAGAAGTCTGGAAAGGACCTTTAAATCAAATTGATGATGTTACATTTGAAATTCCCAAAAATTACAAACCTGGAATGAGGGTTCCTGGAATTATTTTTGCTACAAAAAAACTAATGGAAAGTATAGTTCAGGATAAAGCTCCTGAACAGGTTGCAAATGTAGCCCACTTACCCGGAATTTTAAAGGCTTCTCTTGCAATGCCTGATATTCACTGGGGATATGGATTCCCAATAGGAGGTGTTGCTGCAATGGATGAAAATGAAGGAGTAATTTCACCGGGTGGTGTTGGTTATGATATAAATTGCGGAGTAAGAGTATTAAGAACAAATTTAAAAAAAGAAGAAGTAGAACCATATCTTGATAAATTACTTGATACTCTTTTCATCAATGTTCCTTCAGGAGTCGGAGCTAAAGGTAAATTAAGGGTAAGTGAAAGAGATCTGGAAGATGTGATGGTTATGGGAGCAAAATGGGCTGTTAAAAAAGGATTTGGAACAGAGGAAGACTTAAAAAGAACTGAATCATATGGAGCAATGCCTGGAGCAGATCCTTCGCCGGTTTCAAAGAAAGCAAGAGAAAGGGGTATGCCACAACTTGGAACTCTTGGCTCAGGGAATCACTTTCTTGAGCTTCAAGTCGTGGAAAAAATTTTTGATGAAGAGTCTGCAAAAAAGATGGGTCTTTTTTTGGGGCAGGTATGTTTAATGATTCACTGTGGTTCAAGAGGGTTCGGTCATCAAATAGCTGATGATTTTATAAAAATAATGTTAAATGCCATGAGGAAATATAATATTGACCTTCCTGATAAACAGCTTGCCTGTGCTCCGATTAATTCAAAAGAAGCAAAGGATTATATAAAGGCAATGACAGCAGCTGCAAATTTTGCCTGGTGTAACAGACAGATGATCGCTCACTGGGTAAGGGAAAGTTTTGAAAAAGTTTTTGGAAAAAGTTCTGAAGAACTTGGAATATATATGGTTTATGATGTTGCCCATAACATAGCAAAAAGAGAAAAACATGTTATAAACGGAAAAGAAAGATGGGTCTGGGTACACAGAAAAGGAGCCACAAGAGCTTTTCCTCCTCATCATCCTGAAATACCCGAAATTTATAAAGAGATAGGTCAACCGGTTTTAATTCCAGGAAGTATGGGGACGGGTTCATATATACTTGTAGGAACAAAAACTGCGATGGAAAAATCCTTTGGTTCAACCTGTCATGGTGCAGGAAGAGTTCTTTCAAGAGCAGCAGCAGTAAGAGCTTCAAAAGGGAGGAATATAGAGGCTGAACTTTTAAAAATTGGAGTTAAAATAAGAGCAGCATCAAGAGATACAATGGAAGAGGAAATTCCTGATGCTTACAAAGACCTTGATATTGTGGTGGATGTTGTTGATAGAGCAGGAATTTCAAAAAAGGTTGCAAGATTAAAACCTTTTGGAGTTGTAAAGGGGTAG
- a CDS encoding GGDEF domain-containing protein: protein MGKSFNLIIKKGEEILKIFPIKKNEILIGRNPENDLVLDDSLVSRKHCKIFLKEDSIFIEDLGSTNGTFLNGQRIKRERLKIGDEIGVGIYNLIFTTQEITLDESTKQILNVSKRLYYIAKEEREKILKLEEMALRDELTGLFTRRAFYQKIKEVLLKAEEIFILFIDIDNFKRFNDIYGHDTGDSLLVFISRILRELEDRGFVIRWGGEEFLIILPDFKKEEVIKIAEDILNKTRESSQKEIGERVTVSIGISSCKEKENIEECIKRADKALFSAKNKGKNRFEFKE from the coding sequence ATGGGAAAGTCCTTTAATCTGATTATTAAAAAAGGAGAAGAAATTTTAAAAATTTTTCCGATAAAAAAAAATGAGATTTTAATAGGCAGAAATCCAGAGAATGACCTTGTTCTTGATGATTCCCTTGTTTCAAGAAAACATTGTAAAATTTTTTTAAAAGAAGATTCTATTTTTATAGAGGATCTTGGTAGCACAAATGGAACATTTTTAAATGGTCAGAGAATAAAAAGGGAAAGATTAAAAATTGGAGACGAAATTGGAGTTGGAATTTATAACTTGATTTTTACCACTCAAGAAATAACACTTGATGAAAGCACAAAACAGATTTTAAATGTAAGCAAAAGACTCTATTATATAGCAAAAGAGGAGAGAGAAAAAATTTTAAAACTTGAAGAAATGGCTTTAAGAGATGAGTTAACTGGACTTTTTACAAGAAGAGCTTTCTATCAGAAGATAAAGGAAGTTCTTTTAAAAGCAGAAGAAATTTTTATTCTTTTTATTGATATTGATAACTTTAAAAGATTCAATGATATTTATGGTCATGATACAGGAGACAGCCTTTTGGTTTTTATTTCAAGGATATTAAGAGAGTTAGAAGATAGGGGATTTGTTATAAGATGGGGAGGAGAAGAATTTTTAATAATTTTACCAGATTTTAAAAAAGAGGAAGTTATTAAAATTGCAGAGGATATATTGAATAAAACAAGAGAAAGTTCCCAAAAGGAAATAGGAGAGAGAGTCACTGTATCAATAGGGATAAGTTCCTGTAAAGAAAAGGAGAATATTGAAGAATGTATAAAAAGAGCAGATAAAGCACTTTTTTCAGCAAAGAATAAGGGAAAAAATAGATTTGAATTTAAAGAGTAA
- a CDS encoding aminotransferase class IV: MGSELIFYNGKFVKSKNYYNLLKDRGFNFGESVYEVIKYSKGVLICFDDHMERMEKGLNEIMIKNPLNRDEWKKICLKVAKKFKSDECSIYIQVTGGSTEREHFVKAKPEPNYLIFAQKIPEIPEKFKIIFYPEIRWKRADIKTINLLPNVMAKFQAKKRGYDEALFFEEDGSIKEGSSTNIFYFKNQVFFTPQLNGILPGVTRKRFIEFLKNKGFKVIENRVYLWDLFDADGVFLTGTTTELKPVEVINGVEIKVFKDYKNLEREFIDFLLKISS; encoded by the coding sequence ATGGGTTCTGAGCTGATTTTTTATAATGGAAAATTTGTAAAAAGTAAAAATTATTATAATCTTTTAAAAGATAGAGGTTTTAATTTCGGTGAATCAGTTTATGAGGTTATAAAATACAGTAAAGGAGTTTTAATATGTTTTGATGACCACATGGAAAGAATGGAAAAAGGATTGAATGAGATTATGATTAAAAATCCATTAAACAGGGATGAATGGAAAAAAATATGTCTAAAGGTAGCTAAAAAATTCAAAAGTGATGAATGCTCAATTTATATTCAGGTAACAGGTGGTTCAACAGAAAGAGAGCATTTTGTTAAAGCAAAACCAGAGCCCAATTATTTAATTTTTGCGCAAAAAATTCCTGAAATTCCTGAAAAATTTAAGATAATATTTTATCCTGAAATAAGATGGAAAAGGGCTGATATTAAAACGATAAATTTATTACCAAATGTTATGGCAAAGTTCCAGGCAAAGAAAAGGGGATATGATGAGGCGTTATTTTTTGAAGAGGACGGCTCTATAAAAGAAGGTTCATCAACCAACATTTTTTATTTTAAAAATCAAGTTTTTTTCACTCCTCAGCTTAATGGTATATTACCAGGTGTGACAAGAAAAAGGTTTATTGAATTTTTAAAAAATAAAGGTTTTAAAGTTATTGAAAATAGAGTTTATTTATGGGATTTATTTGATGCTGATGGTGTTTTTCTTACAGGAACAACAACAGAACTTAAACCTGTGGAAGTTATTAATGGAGTTGAAATTAAAGTTTTTAAAGATTATAAAAATTTAGAGAGAGAATTTATTGATTTTCTTTTAAAAATTTCAAGTTAG
- the ppdK gene encoding pyruvate, phosphate dikinase — translation MKKFVYSFGDNQAEGNAKMKDLLGGKGANLHEMTRIGISVPPGFTISTEACVYYFKEGKLPEGLKEEVENALRLLEKRTGKKFGDPENPLLVSVRSGARASMPGMMDTVLNLGLNDETVKGLAEKTKDERFAYDSYRRFIMMFSDIVLGIDRKKFEEIIEEKKREKNVKYDNELKAEDWKEVVESFKKLVKEEKKIDFPQDPYDQLWKAIIAVFESWNNKRAIEYRRIYKIPDDWGTACNIQAMVFGNMGEDSGTGVAFSRNPSTGEKEVFGEFLFNAQGEDVVAGIRTPLPLSELKHRKPEIYNQLVEIFEKLERHYKDMQDMEFTVEKGKVYFLQTRVGKRTPRAAVKIAVSMVKEGIIDEKTALKRVSPEDLEKLLHPQISPEFEKKNSAIAVGLPASPGAAVGKIYFTADDAMEMAEKGEPVILVRVETSPDDIHGMVRAKGILTARGGMTSHAAVVARGMGKPCVVGCEALHVDEKGKFMEVNGKILREGDYISIDGNTGKVYEGKADLIEPEIFPELEELLKFADKIRRLGVRANADTPRDARKAREFGAEGIGLCRTEHMFFEGERIYAMQEMILAENEEERKRALEKLLPLQREDFYLIFKEMDGYPVTIRTLDPPLHEFLPKDEASIRKLAKRTGKTAKEIKKIAESLKEMNPMLGHRGCRLGITYPEITEMQARAIFEAAAKAIKEGIKAIPEVMIPLVGIKEELVLQKEIVDRVAKEVMEKEGIKIDYKVGTMIEIPRACITADEIAQVAEFFSFGTNDLTQTVFGFSRDDIGKFLPYYIDKKILKDDPFKTLDQEGVGEFMKIGVEKGKKANPNLKIGICGEHGGDPESVKFCHRIGLTYVSCSPFRVPIARLSAAHAVIEEEDKNLVEEHYGK, via the coding sequence ATGAAAAAGTTTGTTTATTCTTTTGGAGATAATCAAGCAGAAGGAAATGCTAAGATGAAAGACCTTTTGGGTGGAAAAGGTGCAAATCTTCATGAAATGACAAGAATAGGAATAAGTGTTCCGCCTGGATTTACAATATCAACTGAAGCCTGTGTATATTACTTTAAAGAGGGTAAACTCCCTGAAGGTTTAAAAGAAGAAGTAGAGAATGCTTTAAGGCTTCTTGAAAAAAGAACAGGAAAAAAATTTGGAGACCCTGAGAATCCTCTTCTCGTTTCTGTAAGGTCAGGTGCAAGGGCTTCAATGCCAGGAATGATGGATACAGTTTTAAATCTTGGTCTTAACGATGAAACAGTAAAGGGACTTGCAGAAAAAACGAAAGATGAAAGGTTTGCCTATGATTCCTATAGAAGGTTTATTATGATGTTTTCAGATATTGTTTTAGGCATAGACAGGAAAAAATTTGAGGAAATAATAGAGGAGAAAAAAAGAGAAAAAAATGTTAAATATGATAATGAATTAAAAGCTGAGGACTGGAAAGAAGTTGTAGAAAGTTTTAAAAAACTTGTAAAAGAGGAGAAAAAAATAGATTTTCCACAGGATCCATATGATCAGTTATGGAAAGCAATTATTGCAGTTTTTGAATCATGGAATAATAAAAGAGCAATTGAATACAGGAGAATATACAAAATACCCGATGACTGGGGAACTGCATGTAATATTCAAGCAATGGTTTTTGGAAATATGGGTGAAGATTCAGGAACTGGAGTTGCCTTTTCAAGGAATCCTTCAACAGGAGAAAAGGAAGTTTTTGGTGAGTTTTTGTTTAATGCTCAGGGTGAAGATGTTGTAGCAGGAATAAGAACTCCTCTTCCCCTTTCAGAATTAAAACATAGAAAACCTGAAATTTATAATCAATTAGTGGAAATTTTTGAAAAACTTGAAAGACATTATAAAGATATGCAGGATATGGAATTTACTGTTGAAAAAGGTAAAGTTTATTTTCTTCAAACAAGAGTAGGAAAAAGAACACCGAGAGCAGCGGTAAAAATTGCAGTAAGTATGGTTAAAGAAGGAATAATTGATGAAAAAACAGCTCTTAAAAGGGTTTCTCCAGAAGACCTCGAAAAGCTTTTACATCCGCAAATTTCACCAGAATTTGAAAAGAAGAATTCAGCAATTGCAGTGGGACTTCCCGCATCTCCTGGAGCAGCAGTAGGAAAAATTTATTTTACAGCTGACGATGCAATGGAAATGGCTGAAAAAGGAGAACCTGTTATACTTGTAAGGGTTGAAACTTCTCCTGATGATATCCATGGAATGGTTAGGGCAAAAGGTATTTTGACAGCAAGAGGAGGTATGACTTCACATGCAGCAGTTGTGGCAAGGGGAATGGGAAAACCTTGTGTTGTTGGTTGTGAAGCCCTTCATGTTGATGAAAAAGGTAAATTTATGGAAGTTAATGGAAAAATTTTGAGAGAAGGTGATTATATAAGTATTGATGGAAATACTGGAAAAGTCTATGAAGGAAAGGCTGATCTTATTGAACCTGAAATTTTTCCTGAACTTGAAGAGCTTTTAAAATTTGCAGATAAAATAAGAAGATTAGGAGTAAGAGCAAATGCTGATACTCCTCGAGATGCAAGGAAAGCAAGGGAATTTGGTGCAGAGGGTATAGGTTTATGCAGAACCGAGCATATGTTTTTTGAAGGAGAAAGAATATACGCAATGCAGGAAATGATCCTTGCTGAAAATGAAGAAGAAAGAAAAAGAGCTTTGGAAAAGCTTTTACCTCTTCAGAGAGAAGATTTTTATTTAATTTTCAAGGAAATGGACGGTTATCCTGTGACTATTAGAACACTTGACCCCCCTTTACATGAATTCTTACCAAAAGATGAAGCATCAATAAGAAAATTAGCAAAAAGAACTGGAAAAACTGCTAAGGAAATAAAGAAAATTGCAGAAAGTTTAAAGGAAATGAACCCAATGCTTGGTCACAGGGGTTGTAGACTTGGTATAACCTATCCTGAAATTACTGAGATGCAAGCAAGGGCAATTTTTGAAGCAGCAGCTAAGGCAATAAAAGAAGGAATAAAAGCAATACCTGAAGTTATGATTCCACTTGTAGGTATAAAAGAAGAGTTAGTTTTACAAAAGGAAATTGTGGATAGGGTTGCAAAGGAAGTTATGGAAAAGGAAGGTATCAAGATTGATTACAAAGTTGGAACAATGATTGAAATACCGAGAGCATGTATAACAGCAGATGAAATAGCACAGGTTGCTGAATTTTTCTCCTTTGGAACCAATGATCTGACACAAACAGTTTTCGGTTTTTCAAGAGATGATATAGGAAAGTTTTTGCCCTATTATATTGATAAAAAAATTTTAAAAGATGATCCCTTTAAAACTCTTGATCAAGAAGGTGTTGGTGAGTTTATGAAAATTGGAGTTGAAAAAGGTAAAAAAGCAAATCCAAATTTAAAAATAGGAATTTGCGGAGAACACGGAGGAGACCCTGAGTCAGTGAAGTTCTGTCATAGAATAGGTCTTACTTATGTTTCCTGTTCACCTTTTAGGGTTCCTATTGCAAGATTATCGGCAGCACATGCTGTAATTGAAGAAGAAGATAAAAACCTTGTAGAGGAACATTATGGAAAATAA